The Hyphomicrobium sp. MC1 genome window below encodes:
- a CDS encoding Rieske 2Fe-2S domain-containing protein has translation MSAETNEVFIICAVDSLEIGGAKGFSLLRIEDGESRPFRIVVVRMGNSDFVGYVNACPHAGVWLNIGAGEFFSPDGAFLKCGRHGALFDIETGLCVDGPCKDKALEPVKLAVLDGDVCVCDIALEDDEPGDPFADLDDTMEIMIHPN, from the coding sequence GTCTTCATCATTTGCGCGGTCGACAGCCTCGAAATTGGGGGCGCCAAAGGGTTTAGTTTGCTGCGCATCGAGGACGGAGAAAGTAGGCCGTTTCGAATTGTCGTTGTCCGAATGGGCAATAGCGACTTTGTCGGCTACGTGAATGCCTGTCCTCACGCTGGCGTCTGGTTGAACATCGGGGCCGGCGAGTTTTTCAGTCCGGATGGGGCGTTCCTGAAATGCGGCCGCCACGGCGCGCTCTTCGACATCGAGACTGGTCTGTGCGTCGATGGGCCATGCAAAGACAAAGCTTTGGAGCCGGTCAAGCTCGCCGTATTAGATGGCGATGTCTGTGTTTGCGATATCGCATTGGAAGATGACGAGCCTGGTGATCCTTTTGCCGATCTCGACGATACGATGGAAATCATGATTCATCCCAACTGA
- a CDS encoding DUF6156 family protein: MERENVVGAAQQDCRYFVSYSGVKLPFQLINPVAEEALSNRNTYFKAYFDEAGRLKGFDKMVYGEVKLSHRYDFHGNGALKVAEIVMLDEEPMTLYFDEVGAQIPSA; the protein is encoded by the coding sequence ATGGAAAGGGAAAACGTGGTGGGGGCTGCGCAGCAAGACTGCCGGTATTTTGTGTCCTACAGCGGCGTGAAACTTCCGTTTCAGCTCATCAACCCTGTCGCGGAGGAAGCGCTCTCAAATCGCAATACCTACTTCAAGGCCTACTTTGACGAAGCGGGGAGGTTAAAGGGGTTTGATAAAATGGTGTACGGCGAAGTCAAACTTAGTCATCGCTATGACTTCCATGGCAACGGCGCACTGAAGGTCGCCGAGATCGTCATGCTCGATGAAGAGCCTATGACTTTGTATTTCGACGAAGTTGGCGCCCAAATCCCAAGCGCATAG
- a CDS encoding group II truncated hemoglobin, with translation MTEPNTELSMFERIGGADVIDRLVENFYARMDTLPEARTVRDMHDSDLGPIAKVLKRYLSEWTGGPKLYSVEKGHPRLRQRHLGFSIGPAERDAWLLCMRGALDDEIADVKAKEELFATIAKLADWMRNQAGNPHDARAARN, from the coding sequence ATGACGGAGCCCAATACCGAACTATCGATGTTCGAGCGCATCGGCGGCGCAGATGTCATAGATCGTTTGGTGGAGAACTTTTACGCGAGAATGGATACGTTGCCGGAGGCCAGAACAGTTCGCGATATGCATGACTCGGATCTCGGACCCATCGCTAAGGTCCTAAAGCGGTATTTGTCCGAATGGACTGGTGGTCCGAAGCTCTATTCGGTTGAAAAGGGCCACCCACGATTGCGCCAACGGCATTTGGGATTTTCGATCGGGCCTGCAGAACGCGATGCTTGGCTTCTTTGCATGCGAGGTGCGCTCGACGATGAGATCGCGGATGTCAAAGCAAAGGAAGAGTTGTTTGCGACAATTGCCAAACTCGCAGACTGGATGCGCAACCAAGCTGGAAACCCGCACGACGCTCGCGCCGCTCGGAATTAG